From one Nonomuraea polychroma genomic stretch:
- a CDS encoding serine hydrolase domain-containing protein, with the protein MAERVDAVLRAGAAPGFHGLVVMRGGEVVLERYGAGVDYRLGDSLGHVVFDRDTLHDMRSVSKSIVALLYGIALGDGLVPEPGAGLVAQFPEYRDLVGDPEKAHLTVEHALTMTLGLEWNEDAPYTSTANSEIAMEFAPDRYRYVLERPVVEEAGKLWRYCGGATALLGGIIARGTGRPLEEYAATALFRPLGITDFDWSKGMHGAVSAAAGIRLRPVDLAAIGQLVLDGGRGIVPGEWLQEMLRPRVNIAEGFEYGYQWYLVTGDRPHVKGIGNGGQELLVFTGEELVVAVTAGEYDGDTTSSRAVLEAVLTE; encoded by the coding sequence ATGGCGGAGCGGGTCGACGCCGTCCTGCGGGCAGGTGCGGCGCCTGGCTTCCACGGGCTCGTGGTGATGCGGGGCGGGGAGGTCGTGCTCGAGCGTTACGGGGCGGGGGTCGATTACCGGCTGGGTGATTCTCTGGGGCATGTCGTGTTCGATCGGGACACGTTGCACGACATGCGGTCCGTCTCCAAGAGCATCGTGGCGCTGCTGTACGGCATCGCGCTGGGCGATGGGCTGGTACCGGAGCCGGGGGCGGGGCTGGTGGCGCAGTTTCCGGAATATCGGGATTTAGTGGGGGATCCGGAGAAGGCTCATCTCACCGTCGAGCATGCGCTCACCATGACGCTCGGACTCGAATGGAACGAGGACGCCCCCTACACGAGCACGGCCAACAGCGAGATCGCGATGGAGTTCGCCCCCGACCGCTACCGCTACGTGCTGGAGCGGCCGGTCGTCGAGGAGGCGGGAAAGCTCTGGCGCTATTGCGGGGGCGCGACCGCGCTGCTCGGTGGGATCATCGCGCGCGGGACGGGGCGGCCCTTGGAGGAGTACGCCGCCACGGCGCTCTTCCGGCCGCTCGGGATCACCGACTTCGACTGGTCCAAGGGGATGCACGGGGCGGTGTCGGCTGCGGCCGGGATACGGCTGCGGCCGGTCGACCTGGCCGCCATCGGGCAGCTCGTGCTCGACGGCGGCCGCGGGATCGTGCCGGGTGAATGGCTCCAGGAGATGCTCCGGCCGCGGGTGAACATCGCCGAGGGGTTCGAGTACGGCTACCAGTGGTATCTGGTCACCGGCGACCGTCCCCACGTCAAAGGCATCGGGAACGGCGGGCAGGAGCTGCTCGTCTTCACCGGGGAAGAGTTGGTCGTGGCGGTGACGGCGGGCGAGTACGACGGTGACACGACCAGTTCCAGGGCCGTGCTCGAGGCCGTGCTCACGGAATGA
- a CDS encoding flavoprotein: protein MTESRGKELYVIVCAAEPAAEVGRLVAMAQEEGWIVQIVATPSALDFIDVPALERQTGRPVRSRYRKPSEPKPPRADAIIVAPATYNTINKFAQGIADTYALGVLAEAPGLGIPVVVLPCVNEALAARIPYRRSVEELRADGVRVLSGLDWKRALAEFGSQDQGGVEPDTV from the coding sequence GTGACCGAATCGCGGGGCAAGGAGCTGTACGTCATCGTGTGCGCGGCAGAGCCGGCCGCGGAGGTCGGCCGCCTCGTCGCCATGGCGCAGGAGGAGGGCTGGATCGTCCAGATCGTCGCCACCCCGTCGGCCCTGGACTTCATCGACGTGCCGGCACTGGAACGGCAGACCGGCCGCCCGGTCCGCAGCCGCTACCGCAAGCCGTCCGAGCCCAAACCGCCCCGGGCCGACGCGATCATCGTGGCGCCGGCCACGTACAACACGATCAACAAGTTCGCTCAGGGCATCGCCGACACCTACGCGCTGGGTGTGCTGGCCGAGGCTCCCGGCCTCGGCATTCCCGTCGTCGTCCTGCCTTGCGTCAACGAGGCCCTGGCCGCCCGGATCCCGTACCGGCGCAGCGTTGAGGAACTGAGGGCGGACGGCGTGCGTGTGCTGTCTGGATTGGACTGGAAACGGGCCCTGGCGGAGTTCGGCTCGCAGGACCAAGGAGGGGTTGAGCCTGACACCGTGTGA
- a CDS encoding polyprenyl synthetase family protein: protein MDQLLSSPAIVQGLRKVEARVRRLGGSSTLPGINAGAERIVAAGGKRLRPALTLATSIALGKAPDRRVITAAACVELVHAGSLVHDDLMDRATQRRGMPTLNAELGDGKALVIGDFMLARAGLAAITAVSRPVAEVLAATVVELAEGQFLETTDLFNVDRTQESALRSITGKTAALFRAGCLVAAVCAQASPEDRARMAAYGEKFGLIFQILDDLLDLTATSEQLGKPAGNDLRQGVYSLPLLMACADADVRDLLGKPEMTEEVLRRLRASRMADNTIAYCRGLAADAVAALPVIHDPEMASLLYGLPTAYIDRVAGIAHLTAIS from the coding sequence ATGGATCAACTTCTGAGCAGTCCTGCCATCGTCCAAGGTCTACGGAAGGTCGAGGCCAGGGTCCGGCGACTCGGCGGGTCCTCCACACTGCCCGGCATCAACGCCGGGGCCGAGCGCATCGTCGCCGCCGGCGGGAAGCGGTTGCGGCCGGCCCTGACGCTCGCCACCTCGATCGCGCTCGGCAAGGCGCCCGACCGGCGGGTGATCACGGCGGCGGCCTGCGTGGAGCTCGTTCACGCCGGGTCGCTCGTGCACGACGACCTCATGGACCGGGCAACCCAGCGCCGCGGCATGCCGACGCTCAACGCCGAGCTGGGCGACGGCAAGGCGCTGGTGATCGGCGACTTCATGCTGGCCAGGGCTGGGCTGGCGGCGATCACGGCGGTGTCCAGACCGGTCGCCGAGGTGCTGGCCGCGACCGTCGTCGAGCTGGCCGAGGGGCAGTTCCTGGAGACCACCGACCTGTTCAACGTGGACCGGACGCAGGAGAGCGCCCTGCGCTCCATCACCGGCAAGACCGCCGCCTTGTTCCGGGCCGGGTGCCTGGTGGCGGCGGTGTGCGCGCAGGCCTCGCCGGAGGACCGGGCGCGGATGGCGGCGTACGGGGAGAAGTTCGGGCTGATCTTCCAGATCCTCGACGACCTGCTCGACCTGACCGCCACCAGCGAGCAGCTCGGCAAGCCGGCCGGGAACGATCTGCGCCAGGGCGTCTACAGCCTGCCCCTGCTCATGGCATGCGCCGACGCCGACGTCAGGGATCTGCTCGGCAAGCCGGAAATGACCGAGGAAGTGCTGCGCAGGCTGCGGGCGAGCCGCATGGCGGACAACACGATCGCGTACTGCCGCGGCCTGGCCGCCGACGCGGTGGCAGCCCTGCCGGTGATCCACGACCCGGAGATGGCGTCCCTCTTGTACGGCCTCCCGACCGCGTACATCGACCGGGTGGCCGGCATCGCTCATCTGACCGCAATCAGTTGA
- a CDS encoding class I SAM-dependent methyltransferase encodes MAGLLFGAIVLVALSVLSFALDVLPAGVVFLFGGLYTLASAASYLYTTRRGKFSVWAEELQRLEGDERLLDLGCGRGAVLLMAAERLDKGRATGVDLWRVQRQSGNGEATTRANAAAEGVEDRVELVTGDLRDLPFGDDAFDVVVSSLAIHNISDAEGRGQAIREAHRVLRPGGLMLIADFRHTPAYEDVLRELGVVDVRRRDAGWRFWYGGPWFSTDILEARKPS; translated from the coding sequence ATGGCCGGTTTGCTTTTCGGGGCAATCGTGCTGGTGGCCCTGAGTGTGCTCTCGTTCGCCTTGGACGTCCTGCCGGCAGGGGTCGTGTTCCTGTTCGGCGGGCTCTACACCTTGGCCAGTGCGGCCAGCTATCTTTACACGACGCGACGCGGCAAGTTCTCCGTCTGGGCCGAGGAGCTCCAGCGGCTGGAAGGCGACGAGAGGCTGCTCGACCTCGGTTGCGGACGCGGCGCGGTGCTGCTCATGGCGGCCGAGCGGCTGGACAAAGGCCGGGCGACCGGCGTCGACCTGTGGCGCGTTCAGCGCCAGTCCGGCAACGGCGAGGCGACGACCAGGGCCAACGCCGCGGCGGAAGGCGTCGAGGACCGCGTCGAACTGGTCACGGGTGACCTGCGCGACCTGCCGTTCGGCGACGACGCCTTCGACGTGGTCGTGTCCAGCCTGGCCATTCACAACATCTCCGACGCGGAGGGGCGCGGGCAGGCCATCCGCGAGGCGCACCGGGTGCTGCGGCCCGGTGGTCTGATGCTGATCGCCGATTTCCGGCACACGCCCGCGTATGAGGACGTGTTGCGCGAGCTCGGCGTCGTCGACGTACGGCGGCGCGACGCCGGCTGGCGCTTCTGGTACGGCGGCCCATGGTTCAGCACGGACATCCTCGAAGCCCGTAAACCTTCCTGA
- a CDS encoding LCP family protein encodes MTEKDRGFGLGASMALTLASAMLWGVAHLAAERRKTGLALMAAHVLLLAGILTVFTAFSTNLLSLAVQPHWLAWLTAVLVAMALAWTGVIVWSFLLVRPPRPDTIGRFLTTALTIALCALVLAPTVYATRVAYLSRDVVTSLFSPTGNSPVVADDPWNGAERVNFLLLGADSAPSRPGVRTDSMTVASVDVETGATTLFGLPRNLQRVRMPAGPARNRFPWGFTGSDSQTPGLLNEIYQYAEDNPDIVPHVGRGKRGPALIKETIGNILGIPVDYYAMIDMKGFAEIVDAMGGVQVTIKEPIVYGRYREGLIPAGTRKLSGEQALWYGRSRTDSDDYVRMGRQKCLLNAVAKQADPITVLNSFERLAAATKRAISTDIPQDLLPAIVDLAQKVKAAKIRSLNFVPPLINTAYPDWSFIRRKVSETLDDRRSTKAATAARTPSPERQTDDPVNLDAICR; translated from the coding sequence ATGACGGAGAAAGATCGAGGATTCGGCCTGGGGGCGAGCATGGCGTTGACGCTGGCGTCGGCCATGTTGTGGGGAGTCGCGCACCTCGCCGCCGAACGCCGCAAGACCGGCCTGGCGCTCATGGCCGCCCATGTCCTGTTGCTGGCCGGGATCCTCACCGTGTTCACCGCCTTCAGCACGAACCTCCTGTCGCTCGCCGTCCAGCCCCACTGGCTTGCCTGGCTCACCGCGGTCCTGGTCGCGATGGCGCTGGCCTGGACCGGCGTGATCGTCTGGTCCTTCCTCCTGGTACGCCCCCCGCGCCCGGACACCATCGGCCGCTTCCTGACCACGGCGCTGACCATCGCGCTCTGCGCGCTCGTGCTGGCGCCGACCGTCTACGCCACCCGGGTGGCCTACCTGTCCCGCGACGTCGTGACCAGCCTGTTCTCCCCCACGGGCAACTCCCCCGTCGTGGCCGACGACCCGTGGAACGGCGCGGAGCGCGTCAACTTCCTGCTGCTCGGCGCGGACTCGGCACCCAGCAGGCCGGGGGTGCGTACCGACAGCATGACGGTGGCCAGCGTTGACGTGGAGACCGGCGCGACCACCCTGTTCGGCCTGCCGCGCAACCTCCAGCGCGTGCGAATGCCCGCGGGCCCGGCCAGGAACCGCTTCCCCTGGGGCTTCACCGGCAGCGACTCCCAAACCCCAGGCCTCCTCAACGAGATCTACCAGTACGCCGAAGACAACCCGGACATAGTCCCCCATGTGGGACGCGGCAAACGCGGCCCGGCCCTGATCAAGGAGACGATCGGCAACATCCTCGGCATCCCCGTGGACTACTACGCCATGATCGACATGAAGGGCTTCGCGGAGATCGTCGACGCCATGGGCGGCGTGCAGGTCACGATCAAGGAACCCATCGTGTACGGCCGCTACCGCGAGGGCCTCATCCCCGCCGGCACCCGCAAACTCTCCGGCGAGCAGGCGTTGTGGTACGGCCGCTCGCGTACCGACAGCGACGACTACGTCCGCATGGGCCGGCAGAAGTGCCTGCTCAACGCCGTGGCCAAGCAGGCCGACCCGATAACCGTGCTCAACAGCTTCGAGCGCCTGGCCGCCGCCACCAAGCGCGCCATCTCCACCGACATCCCCCAGGACCTGCTGCCGGCCATCGTGGACCTGGCACAGAAGGTGAAGGCCGCCAAGATCCGCAGCCTCAACTTCGTGCCGCCGCTGATCAACACGGCCTACCCCGACTGGTCCTTCATCCGCCGCAAGGTCTCCGAAACCCTGGACGACCGCCGCTCCACGAAGGCGGCCACCGCGGCGCGGACCCCGTCACCCGAGCGGCAGACGGACGACCCGGTCAATCTGGATGCCATCTGCCGCTAG
- a CDS encoding tetratricopeptide repeat protein, whose protein sequence is MLNEELAQAVRLREEGKRGEARQLLVELARRHPDDVNVAYQTAWVHDTLGLEAEAVPYYERALAGAGLSAEDRRGALTGYGSTLRVLGRFEEALEVFGRGLAEFPGDPALRTFMAMALHNAGRSAEAVSTLLKVVAESDKSGGYRRAIEYYADNLDETV, encoded by the coding sequence ATGTTGAACGAGGAATTGGCCCAGGCAGTGCGGCTGCGCGAGGAGGGCAAAAGGGGCGAAGCTCGGCAATTGTTGGTCGAATTGGCGCGGCGGCATCCCGACGACGTCAACGTGGCCTATCAGACGGCGTGGGTCCACGACACACTGGGGCTGGAGGCCGAGGCGGTCCCCTATTACGAGCGGGCGCTGGCTGGGGCGGGGTTGAGCGCCGAGGACCGGCGCGGGGCCCTGACGGGGTACGGGAGCACGTTGCGGGTGCTCGGGCGGTTCGAGGAGGCGCTGGAGGTGTTCGGGCGCGGGCTGGCGGAGTTCCCCGGGGATCCGGCGTTGCGCACCTTCATGGCAATGGCGCTGCACAATGCCGGACGGTCCGCGGAGGCGGTCTCCACATTGCTCAAGGTCGTCGCCGAGTCGGACAAGAGCGGCGGCTACCGGCGAGCCATCGAGTACTACGCGGACAACCTGGACGAGACGGTCTGA
- a CDS encoding ATP-binding protein translates to MRVAFVGKGGSGKTTMSALFARHVAESGAPVVAMDADINQHLALVLGLDRQPEPLGAHLTEIKDRLRGANPRIPSAEAMVKTTPPGRGSTLLSFEDLAADPYGLTAPDGVRLLATGPFSEDDLGVACYHSKVGAVELLLNHLIDGPGEYVVVDMTAGADSFASGLFTRFDLTFLVAEPTRQGVSVYRQYREYAAKYDVALAVVGNKVHGPSDVDFLREQVGDDLLTWMEHSAAVRAMEQGRHFTLDDLEPVNADALALLRKTLDEQEKDWERFGRQTVEFHLRNARAWANERTGTDLAEQVDPDFVYGP, encoded by the coding sequence GTGAGAGTGGCCTTCGTCGGCAAGGGCGGCAGCGGCAAGACCACGATGTCAGCGCTGTTCGCCAGGCATGTGGCAGAAAGCGGCGCGCCGGTGGTCGCCATGGACGCCGACATCAACCAGCATCTGGCCCTGGTCCTCGGCCTCGACCGGCAGCCCGAGCCGCTCGGCGCCCATCTCACCGAGATCAAGGACCGCCTCCGCGGCGCCAATCCGCGCATCCCCTCCGCCGAGGCCATGGTCAAGACCACCCCGCCGGGGCGCGGGTCCACGCTGCTGAGCTTCGAGGACCTGGCCGCCGACCCCTACGGCCTCACCGCCCCCGACGGCGTGCGCCTGCTGGCCACCGGCCCGTTCAGCGAGGACGACCTCGGCGTGGCCTGCTACCACTCGAAGGTCGGCGCAGTGGAGCTGCTGCTCAACCACCTGATCGACGGCCCCGGCGAGTACGTCGTGGTGGACATGACGGCCGGGGCCGACTCCTTCGCCTCGGGCCTGTTCACCCGCTTCGACCTGACCTTCCTCGTCGCCGAGCCCACCCGGCAGGGCGTGAGCGTCTACCGGCAGTACCGCGAATACGCCGCCAAGTACGACGTCGCGCTCGCCGTGGTCGGCAACAAGGTCCACGGCCCGTCCGACGTCGACTTCCTGCGCGAGCAGGTGGGCGACGACCTGCTCACCTGGATGGAGCACTCGGCTGCCGTGCGCGCCATGGAGCAGGGCCGCCACTTCACGCTCGACGACCTGGAGCCGGTCAACGCCGACGCGCTGGCGCTGCTCCGCAAGACGCTCGACGAGCAGGAAAAGGACTGGGAGCGCTTCGGCCGGCAGACGGTCGAGTTCCACCTGCGCAACGCCCGCGCGTGGGCCAACGAGCGGACCGGGACCGACCTCGCCGAGCAGGTGGACCCGGATTTCGTCTACGGCCCCTGA
- a CDS encoding SCO5389 family protein yields the protein MSLTVPNDLLDQARTGDVDDAAFLACVRDSLPYAWSLISELVKQREHTGAEFADNQVPPPSEEARGELLRCLASDSMRGALERHFGVRLAFQNCHRVAVFDPAATKALADFVTPRAQILNQKPELVDC from the coding sequence ATGTCGCTGACCGTTCCGAACGATCTGCTCGACCAGGCCAGAACCGGTGACGTCGACGACGCGGCGTTTCTCGCGTGCGTGCGCGACTCACTTCCCTACGCGTGGTCGCTGATCAGCGAGCTGGTCAAGCAGCGTGAGCACACCGGGGCCGAGTTCGCCGACAACCAGGTGCCGCCACCGTCCGAGGAGGCCCGCGGCGAGCTCCTGCGCTGCCTGGCGAGCGACTCGATGCGCGGCGCGCTGGAGCGTCACTTCGGGGTGCGGCTGGCCTTCCAGAACTGCCACCGGGTCGCGGTCTTCGACCCGGCGGCGACCAAGGCCCTGGCCGACTTCGTCACCCCGAGAGCCCAGATCCTCAACCAGAAACCGGAGCTGGTGGACTGCTGA
- a CDS encoding LLM class flavin-dependent oxidoreductase, giving the protein MRIGVFVIAAQFPGQEPGRVLSDAVELIVAAEEAGFDDAWIAEHHFMSYGVCPSAITLAAAAAGRTTRIGLGTAVSVLSTHHPVALAEQAAMVHHLSSGRFTLGVGRGGPWVDLEVFGTGLERFERGFGESLDLLLDALSGDRIAADGEFFRFREVRMVPDARMRPVVACTSGPTVALAAQRGLPMLLGMHIGDAEKASMVARHGSAGGHIAAAVGYVADSTAQAVRELKESMPRWLGPGLAGYVPVDGRSRPPRDVGEYVDLLTRIHPVGSAEHCAETILRTAKNTGIEHVILMVEGLGEHRRTLENVRRLGREVLPLVRRAGRAGPPGGLSSPPAPVSG; this is encoded by the coding sequence GTGCGCATCGGGGTCTTTGTCATTGCGGCGCAGTTCCCCGGCCAGGAGCCCGGGCGAGTGCTCTCGGACGCCGTGGAGCTGATCGTGGCGGCCGAGGAGGCGGGGTTCGACGACGCGTGGATCGCCGAGCACCACTTCATGTCCTACGGCGTCTGCCCGTCCGCGATCACGCTGGCGGCCGCCGCGGCCGGCCGGACGACGCGGATCGGGCTCGGCACCGCCGTCAGCGTGTTGTCCACACACCATCCCGTGGCGCTGGCCGAGCAGGCGGCCATGGTGCACCACCTGTCCAGCGGGCGGTTCACGCTCGGCGTCGGCAGGGGCGGGCCGTGGGTGGACCTGGAGGTGTTCGGGACCGGTCTGGAGCGGTTCGAGCGCGGGTTCGGGGAGTCCCTCGACCTCCTGCTCGACGCGCTGTCCGGGGATCGGATCGCGGCCGACGGCGAGTTCTTCCGCTTCAGGGAGGTGCGGATGGTGCCGGACGCGCGGATGCGGCCGGTGGTCGCGTGCACCTCGGGGCCGACCGTCGCGCTGGCGGCGCAGCGCGGGCTGCCCATGTTGCTGGGGATGCACATCGGAGACGCCGAGAAGGCGTCAATGGTGGCGCGGCACGGATCCGCCGGCGGGCACATCGCGGCGGCCGTCGGGTACGTGGCCGACTCCACGGCGCAGGCGGTGCGCGAGCTCAAGGAGTCGATGCCGCGGTGGCTGGGGCCCGGGCTGGCGGGTTACGTGCCGGTGGACGGCCGGTCGCGGCCGCCGCGTGACGTCGGCGAATACGTGGATCTGCTGACCCGCATCCACCCGGTCGGGTCGGCCGAGCACTGCGCCGAGACCATTCTGCGTACCGCGAAGAACACCGGGATCGAGCACGTCATCCTGATGGTCGAGGGCCTCGGAGAGCACCGGCGCACGCTGGAGAACGTGCGGCGGCTCGGGCGTGAGGTGCTGCCGCTGGTGCGGCGGGCCGGCCGGGCCGGCCCGCCGGGCGGGCTCAGCAGTCCACCAGCTCCGGTTTCTGGTTGA